The region AGCTTGCTGCAAAAGTCTTCGGTCCCGTTACATCTCCAATTCGGCACAACGGTCAGAGGATCTTCCCTTAAAAAATGCTCAAGTTTACAACAAATGTTAGCCCCTTTCAAGGTACCAAGATCTTTATCTGCGAAACTGGTTTCACACGCTTTGAAGTTGGATACAAGCTTTTCAGAACTAAACTCGTAATTTGCAGAACGACTTAAGGAAGCAGAAATGTGTATTTCTTCAAAGTACTTTTGGCTGGATTTTGGGTTTAAACTTTTCAAGCTGCCATAAATGCCTCTTTTCTTCACTGTAAACGTATCCGGATAATGAACAACCATCAAAATTCGGTCATCGTGGATGTGTGGTGGCTGGTTTATGTACCCGGGTTCTTTAACCCATCCCCATGGGTTATTTGGATCGGGGCCACGAGAAGGTAACACTGCGTTTCCAAGTAAACACATTACAATCTCACCATTGTTCTCTTCTGTATAGGTTACAATACCTTGGAACGACATTCGTAACTCTGAATTCCCCGGATACATGTTAAACATCGGATATCGCTCATAGGGTTTTGAAGTGAATAATTCCCCCGTCATTACGCTCAGCTGCAAAACCCCATTGATGTTAACTGAATTGTTGGACCGATGAGCATCGTCAACGTCGGTAATCCAGAAAGAAATCAAGTTGAATGGCGAACTGTGATCCAAAAAGCCATTTGGTTTGTCATCATATGGAATAAGTTGAGCCTTATCCAAATCCTGCCACCAATCTCCATTAACGAACGACAATTTTTCTGGAAGTCTGTACAATTGATTTCCGTAACGTTTATGATCGAAATCGGGAGGCAAGATTGAAGAGCATTCCCTCTTGACCTCATCGATTCTATCATATTCGAAGGCCTTGGTGGATCGGTGACGTGCATTTACGAACGTAATGCACAAAATCAAGAAAAGCACCAACAAAAAAACACTCTTCATGGAaggaattttaataaaaaaaaatcaacgttTCTCAGGATTCTTGTGAAATGTGAGCTAAAATAACTCTTTTTGAAAACTCTTTTGCAGGTTCTTTATTAAGAACTGGACATCCTTATATAGGTTCTTGATTAAGAACATGATATGGGGTTTGAGATTTGTTTGGAATCATGAACCATTGGTTGATAAGGGAGAGGAGGAAGAAGGAATCATGATGAAGTTGAAGTCAACCAAACATAGTATTGGCATAATGACAGTGACTGCGtatatacttttatttttttaatatttcatgAATGTCTTAAGTTCATCTAACCTTCTACTCAAAAGTCAAATCTTCAGTTAACAGAGGAAATATCAAGAATAACTAGGTTTGATTCATGAAAGTAGTATTTTTCTAGAGATGGATTGCATCCATTGATGAAGAGAAAGTGTTAAATCCCCTTATTGAAAAGATGAACTCAATCCGTTGAATGCTTGATAAAAATTTATAAGTTTGTTGTACAAATAAGTCATTAACCTTTGTAATACCATACACTAATTAATCACAGAGGATGGTAGGTAAGAAGGAATCATGAAGTAAAACATATGGTATGCCTTCATCATGTTTATTTTTAACCCAACTTGTTGAATATTTTGATAATCTATAAGTTTGACCAACTGGTTTATCACAAACTCAAAGGGTGGTGAAAGAAGGAATCTCAAAGTTGAAGTCAACTCAAACGTGAAAGAAGGAATCTCAAAGCCACCCATCGGCTGACAGCCTTTTTTAATCACAACCATGACACTTATTCCCCCTACtagtttgtttttttttggaaacagGAATGATTAAACGGAAGCCTACTCGTATATTTCAACGAGTACCCCAGGTTCGAGCTCCTTTACATGGCAAACCCTTCTAGGAAAAATTTCCCCACATATGACACAAATTTAAGAGGCACCCAAATTGGGTTTTACAGGGATTGAACTTCCGACCTCTGACCCCACGTGGTATTACTAACTTTTGCCTATctttttacatgtttttgtttTAAAGTAGTTTAATCTATGaaatatatttattgtaatttaattttttttattgtttttttatattatcttttttttaatataaaaatttaaGTGATTAACTTAAATGGAAAAAAAGTAGTATTATATGTTTGGTGGAGTTTTTgataaataataacataaaatttgagatttGTTAATACTATTAGTTGAGTACGTGGAAGAATTAAAgagaaattataataaaatagtgTAATAGTTAGGAAAGTTTATCAACAAATAAAAACAAGAGTGTTTTTAACATAAAAGTTGCACAACTCAAATGTGATCTTTGTAGAAAGGTTGTATATTCGACAACTAGgagtgagactcatgtattacatgggtttatttaaaaaaaaaatttaaaattttaacaatttgaaaattttgaatttataagaaaaataagaaattttttgaattgtTAAAATTAATGAGTCTTTAATGTATTGGATACATTAcatactaggtgtaagacccgtgtaatacacgggtttattaaaaataaaaatttaatatcaatatttaaacattaaatttaatatcaatatttaaacattaaatttaatatcaatatttaaacattaaatttaatatcaatatcaattttagAGCTCTCATTAATTATGATATTTATTACATTATAAATATAGCATTTATTTCTTTCAATATTATAACCGAAATAAGTTATGATATGTGAACAAATCAGAAAATTACATGTggaaataaataaattctaaaaatctATTAAAATGCCATTTGTCCAAATCAATGAGGACATGACATGTGGCAGAAAATgggttttatttattagtatagataCGGTTGCGTGTAAGCAGGCTTAGGAGCATCATCAATCATTAATTATGTCTAATAGGTCATTAAACATCAAATGTCTTTTAAATGTTACCAAAGTGACCTAGTACTATTGCATGTTTAGCTGTTTAAATGCTTAGATGGCATCCACCTTCACATTTTAAGTAGCAAAATTGTTCCATTATGTGGTGCTGACAATTTGAACATGATCTATTTGTttaattttaacatttttaaaatatgaagttatattttatttttatttttattttgttttatttgcaTGTGTGAAAGTAAAATAAATGATAAACCGCATCATCTTAATGATTCACGTCAATTCTTTCAAAGCCCATGTAGGATGTTAATCGTGGAACATCAACTATATTTAGTGTGTCTAAGTTTGCATGTGTGAAAGTAATAACCTTATAAATTAGATAGAATTCAATTCACATTAAGGATCAAGAAAATACAAACCGCAGACATATAGCTTCAAGTGAAGCGATCAATATTGGAAGTTGAAATGCAAGTGAAAAAAATGTAAACATCGCTAAGATTTATCGACGAAGACAACTCATCAACTTCTATAAGGATTCGACTTTTCTAAAAATGTTGGTGATGATCAGCTGAAATGTATACAAAAtgtataaataaaaattaaataaaagtaGTAAAATTGTTAGAAAAGtttcaatattttcaaaaaagttacactttagtcctaagttttttttttttaaatataaaagtcCCGATTATTTGTAAAAACACGATAATATGTCATTTtctgttaaaagaaaaaaaaatgacttttttgtaAGCTTTAGTCAAAATGAAATAATCAGaatttttatgttaaaaaaatcTTAAGACTAAAATGTAACTTTTctaaaaatattgggactttctGATAATTTTTCATAAAAGTAAAATTAAATATTCTATTTAAGATGAATCAAATTTGTTTGTAAACTTGAGCGTGTGGGTACGATTCTTACCACAATTCACCTCGGAATTGAAGCACACCACCCCCAACCTAGCTACGGGTCCTATTTCCTACCGAGattcacctctctctctctctatacacaCCTAGTATGTGGCAAAAACCACACTAGGTGTCTAAGCGACTGAGGAGTATGGTTCTTGTGCACCTAACCCTTTCAGCCTAAGATGCAAATGTGCACCTGGATGACAAGTAGACATCAAAAGTTAGTTCAACATTCAATGACACAATAGCAAGCAACGATAAGGTTACATAGGGCCCACATCCATGCACCACACTGTCCCAACTCCCATATATACTTTCCCCAAAATATGGCAACAAGACCGAATATTATAGTTATAGTATATTAGCAGCAACTTCAATTGTAATACATAAATTCaacttttattaatataaataattaaatacaaTGTGTTTTAgttacaaaattaaaaaaatacagaTATAAATCCTGACTCATTATCTCGACCGCGTTATCATACAAAAAGACCACAATCTTCATTGTTTGCTAATTAAGAATACAATATTTCACAAAAACGTAATAATAAATATCCGCATGTCATCATACATGCTTGCTTACGGTGACGTGGCGGCATGATCTTATCTCTTCTGGAAATTGAAGGCTCTTATACAGTAGGCAAATATGAAAGCGAAAAACATAATCAATCCGATATGCACTCCGGCAACTGCGGGCAGAAAATCATGCTTGTAACCAAAATACCGATCCAAGTAGCCTTTCACGGTCTCGTCACCAAGCTGGGTATCGAAGTCCCCAAACTGCGATGCAACCATGCCGTAGATGGTCCAGGCCAATGGGTTCCCCCAGTAGTACCATCTCCACCACACCGGAATCCTCTGTAAAAAGGGCACCCGAGTTGTATCAGAAGGTGCAATTGAACAATAAAGAATGTAAACAACAATAGGTTTTTGAGATACTTACAGGTCGTGGGATAATGAACCCTGAAAAGAGATTGAAGATTCCGAAAAATGAGGCGGCGATGATGGCAGCAATGTTGGCGTTGGGTGTAATGGCGACTGTCATCATACCGTAGTATGTCATGTAGAGTAAAGAGCAGAACTGGAAGAACAAGTACCAGAAGAACTTGGCTGCTGTCCAATCGAACCCAATCATCGCGTACACTATTATACTATACACTGCACTTTGTGCAAAAACGTATGGGATTTCAACCAGAACCTGAAAAAATTGAGAGAATGTAAGAATCCAATCCAATACGTTTCCACCAGAACCTGCACTATAATGATGTTTGATCGATGTAGTACCTGAGCGAAGGCGTATGACAAAGCGGAATACATTCCGGCAGCTCGTTCTCTGTAAAAGACGGTGCGTTCTACATCTACGACCGGCTGCACCGCCAACGAGTTTTGAATTCCGAGGAAGAGGGTTGCAGCATACACGGAACCCATTGCGTTTATTAAATCCCGTTGAGTCGTCCTGAAATGATTTTAAAATTAATACACTTCGAAAGATGGGATCAATTTCATATGTTTAAGTTTAGGGaattaaattagggttttacttTTTGCTCCCAAGATCCCAAAACATGGTGCCGAACATGATGGCAATGAAGGTGGTGAAGACGAAACGGACAGCAGTGTAAGGCGGGTTTCTCCAGTAGGACCAACGTTGTTTCCATAGGCAAGCAATGAATTGAATAACGAATGACTGCGAGTATTGGGTCGGGAAATAGAGATCTTTTGTTCCGGGACGTGGAACACTCAGTTCAGCGATGAGTGCTTTGTTTCTCTTGTAAAGATCGGAATTTCTGTAGATTTCAGTGAAATCTACCCCTAAAGCCGTTTCTTGTGCTGAAGTACTGACTTCCAACATCCATGTCGCGGGGTTATATCCGTCTTTTATCTTGCTTATCCCATCGATCTCCTCGAAATATTTGATCAACTCGCAAGATTGACGACCCACGGGTCCCACATACAATTCTTGTCCTCCTCGTTTCATCAAGAACAACTGCAATTAAaccgattgttttttttttttaagttatgaatAAATACCCAAATACAGTAGTCATTTGTAATAAGGAATTATGTTCACATGACTTTCTTTGTTACCTCATCAAAAGCTTCAAAGATATCAATGCTGGGTTGATGAATGGTGCAGACGACTGTTCTTCCTGTGTCGACAGTGTTCCTAACAGTTCTCATGACAATAGCAGCAGCTCGAGCATCAAGCCCTGAAGTTGGCTCGTCCATGAAGATTATAGACGGATTGGCTACAAGCTCAACAGCAATAGTCAACCGCTTTCTTTGTTCAGTCGATAGCCCATTGACACCTGGCAACCCAACCAACGCATCTCTTAATGGGTTCAGCTCCACCAGATCCATAACCTCATCAACAAAACTCTGTAAACAAACATCAAACTTTGTCATGTAACTTGACAAAAACCGACACTTCAAATATTGGGACAAAATGTATGTGGTAAACAAACCTTTCGGGTATTTTCGTCAACATCATTAGCCAGCCTTAGCCAGGCTGAATAGAGCAAAGACTCGTAAACAGTGACATGTGGCGAGTGGATGTCGTTTTGCTCACAGTAACCAGAAATTCGGGCAAAAGTTTCTTGTTTCTTTGGATACCCGGAAATCCTAACATCACCTTCAATATAACCACCGGTTTTTCTTCCAGCCAAAACATCCATCAGAGTTGTTTTTCCAGCACCACTGACTCCCATCAGAGCTGTAAGAACACCAGGTCGGAAAGCTCCACTCACTCCTTTAAGTAGCAGTAATCTGTCTTCACTCACCCCTTGATCTTTCATTTCCTACAACATTTGTCATCATCATATTAGTTTATTAACACAACCACATTCCACTCCGAACTGTTTTCTGAATGTTGATAGTAAAGGGTTTTCTACCTGTGGCATATCAACAGAGTATTTGACATCATTAAAGGTGATTGAATGTGGTTCAAATGGAAGAATCATCCCTTTCTTCTTGGCCTGAGGGGCACCATCTCCGGTTGTCATGGCTGACAATTCAACTTCTGTGTCACTATCATTCTGCGCTGCATTTGACTGAGATTTCCCGAATGCTGTTGTAGGGTTGAAAAAATGTTACGTAACATACCCTTTTAATTTTTAAACAATACTTGAAAAGTCAAAGATGGGGATACTTACGGTCAAGGAAAGCGAGAGACAAACCGAAACACAAGTTCAAGACAAGAATGAATCCCAACAAGGCAGCCACTGCAATCCAGTACCAGTAACTTTCCGCAAAGAACCCTCCGGATGTGATAATTGTTTTCCCTAATGTGGTGTCATTTAATCCAGTATCGGTATTGTTCCATGGCTATAACACCAAATAAAATTGGTAAAGAtaaatttcatacatatatttataTCTATGGATATATAAACACACACTAGGTCACTACTTATATTTTATAAGCATTGATTGACTTACTGTTTTCCACTGATGTCCAAGAAACTCGTTCACAGCAATTCCGTTCATGGCATACATCATTGGAGATGACCAGTATCCCCACAACCACCACTTCTTTACATCCTCTTTTGAAAACAGAAAAAAGAAACGTTAGttgaccaaaaaaaaaaaagcggATGGAAGGTCATGTTTTGAACTAATTAGTACCTCGAACAATAACAAAGCCACCCAAAGCAAAGACTAAGAGAAGTGCAAATGAACCAAATGTGTTTGCAACAATCATATTACGACCCAATGCTCCAATGAACCGAAACAATCCAGAAGACATCTGATTAACAAGCAACAGAATAAGGTACTGCTTGAAGAATctgcaaaacaaaaaaaaaaatcccatAAATAAGCATATGAAAATCAGAAAACACAAGTTTCCAACTTTTAACTGGTAGTTGTCAAATGTTATTACCTAGAGACATTAGGATCGAACCCGATTACATAATAGGTGAAAATTGTCCAAACAGCAGCTTCAATAAACGAAACGGGAATCTTGATGACCCATGAGGGTAGAGCATAAGACCACGAGGGGTAAAACAGGTAGTCCCTTTGTTTGTAGTATACAGGAAGCTTTGCAATTGTCATTGATATTTCAGACATCCCGTTAAACATGATTATAACAACACCAAAGAAAAGAGCACCAGTATACAATGCACCATCTTCTGCGTTATTTCTattcatctcagtacggaagaaCACAGTCATAGTGATCAGCGACATGAAAAGTAACTGAAACCAAGCAAAACAACATGAAATTGGTTAGACTTTAAACAAAAGAACACCTGTAAATTTTGACTTTTAGAGAAATATGATACTCACTTGGAATATCTTGAAGAAATAAACAAATGAATTTCTCTTCATGAGCAATATCTCTCTATCAGTACAAGCCTTCAGGAGCTCCTTTTTGTTTAGACCGTATTTTTCAGTTGTGAGAGCAGCCGGATGGCTTTTTGATTTGTCATAAGCTGTTGAGATATCTTCACCCATTTTCCTTCCAACATGAAAGGATTGGTACGCCTCAGCAAATTCTTTAGCAGTCACAAATCTATAAGCCTGGTCTCTTCTCACCCAATACTGCTTTTGATCTTTCTTTGATGTCACCTGTAACCCAATTTTGTTAATAAATACTGGATGCAAACAATCATCTCGATTACAGTTATAATTTAAAATCACTTTGTACTTACTTCTTGCAAGAAATCAGCAATGCCCTTCCTCTCGGGGCATTTGAACCCCATAGATTCGAAAAACTCAAGCACATTTTCACGCGGACCATGATACATAATCTTTCCATCAGTCAGGAGGATAATGTCATCGAACAAGTCATATGTTTCGGGTGCCGGCTGAAGGAGAGAAATGACGGCTGTTCCTTCTAGAATGTGTAGCATCTGCTTAAGAGATTTCACGATTTGGAAAGTTGTAGAACTGTCCAAACCAGTAGATATCTCGTCCATGAGAAGAACCTTTGATGGTCCCACAATCATTTCACCTGTTGTGACACGTTTCTTTTGTCCACCAGAAATACCCCTTATCATTTGATCCCCAACCATGGTATCAGCACAGATGTCTAACCCCAATAACTGTAATCATTAAAAAATTCATATTAGATCTTAACTCGGTTCCCATTTTCTATATgtaattatataattattatacctTGAGAGTATAATCTGTGACCACACTAGCTTCTTGTCCAGCTGTTGCAGCAGCCTAAATGATAAaacaacaatcataagatttCGATAATGTTCTTGATTAAAAGACGTTCTTGGAAACAGGTTATTTACCTTCATGAAGATATCGATGTCAGGATCGGGTTTAATATTTGCGTCTTTCTCTCTTCTTGACAACTCTGCCAACATCTCTGTAATTCATACAAGAAAACAATTATTAATCAAACCAGATGTCAAAATGATTTCCATTTATATATTCCAACACCATTGTTGATGAAACTAACCATAATGTGATCCAACTCCTTGGCATCGTGCAGAGAAAGCCAAGGTTTCTCTAACTGTCATTTCCCCAATATGAACATCATTCTGACTGATATAAGCAGATGTTCTTTCGGGTACAAACTCATGCAACTCATGGCCATTATATGTCACCTTCCCCGAGCTCTACATTTACAAAATTTAAATTTAGGGTTTGATACAAGACTTGAATAACCAGAGTCACTTATGAATGATGAAAATTACCTTAACCTCCTTTGCAAGCTGACCTGCCAAGGCCAACAACAATGTTGTCTTCCCAGAACTTGGAGGACCCAGTAGTAATGTCATTCTACAAACACATTTGCATGAAATGAAATCT is a window of Lactuca sativa cultivar Salinas chromosome 1, Lsat_Salinas_v11, whole genome shotgun sequence DNA encoding:
- the LOC111909425 gene encoding pleiotropic drug resistance protein 1, translated to MHGGDIYKASSSIRLGSLRAPSGRTPSLRSGSTSVWRNSGNDVFSKSSREEDDEEALKWASLEKLPTFDRLRKGLLFGSKGPSNEVDVTDLGFEQRQHLVDRLVKVADEDNEKFLLKLRNRIDRVGIDLPTIEVRFEHLTVEADVNTGSRALPSFINFHIDIFEGLLNLFHLLPNSKKHITILDDVSGVVKPSRMTLLLGPPSSGKTTLLLALAGQLAKEVKSSGKVTYNGHELHEFVPERTSAYISQNDVHIGEMTVRETLAFSARCQGVGSHYEMLAELSRREKDANIKPDPDIDIFMKAAATAGQEASVVTDYTLKLLGLDICADTMVGDQMIRGISGGQKKRVTTGEMIVGPSKVLLMDEISTGLDSSTTFQIVKSLKQMLHILEGTAVISLLQPAPETYDLFDDIILLTDGKIMYHGPRENVLEFFESMGFKCPERKGIADFLQEVTSKKDQKQYWVRRDQAYRFVTAKEFAEAYQSFHVGRKMGEDISTAYDKSKSHPAALTTEKYGLNKKELLKACTDREILLMKRNSFVYFFKIFQLLFMSLITMTVFFRTEMNRNNAEDGALYTGALFFGVVIIMFNGMSEISMTIAKLPVYYKQRDYLFYPSWSYALPSWVIKIPVSFIEAAVWTIFTYYVIGFDPNVSRFFKQYLILLLVNQMSSGLFRFIGALGRNMIVANTFGSFALLLVFALGGFVIVREDVKKWWLWGYWSSPMMYAMNGIAVNEFLGHQWKTPWNNTDTGLNDTTLGKTIITSGGFFAESYWYWIAVAALLGFILVLNLCFGLSLAFLDPFGKSQSNAAQNDSDTEVELSAMTTGDGAPQAKKKGMILPFEPHSITFNDVKYSVDMPQEMKDQGVSEDRLLLLKGVSGAFRPGVLTALMGVSGAGKTTLMDVLAGRKTGGYIEGDVRISGYPKKQETFARISGYCEQNDIHSPHVTVYESLLYSAWLRLANDVDENTRKSFVDEVMDLVELNPLRDALVGLPGVNGLSTEQRKRLTIAVELVANPSIIFMDEPTSGLDARAAAIVMRTVRNTVDTGRTVVCTIHQPSIDIFEAFDELFLMKRGGQELYVGPVGRQSCELIKYFEEIDGISKIKDGYNPATWMLEVSTSAQETALGVDFTEIYRNSDLYKRNKALIAELSVPRPGTKDLYFPTQYSQSFVIQFIACLWKQRWSYWRNPPYTAVRFVFTTFIAIMFGTMFWDLGSKKTTQRDLINAMGSVYAATLFLGIQNSLAVQPVVDVERTVFYRERAAGMYSALSYAFAQVLVEIPYVFAQSAVYSIIVYAMIGFDWTAAKFFWYLFFQFCSLLYMTYYGMMTVAITPNANIAAIIAASFFGIFNLFSGFIIPRPRIPVWWRWYYWGNPLAWTIYGMVASQFGDFDTQLGDETVKGYLDRYFGYKHDFLPAVAGVHIGLIMFFAFIFAYCIRAFNFQKR